A genomic window from Thioalkalivibrio sp. ALJ12 includes:
- the groES gene encoding co-chaperone GroES yields the protein MNLRPLHDRVIVKRMEEERTSPGGIVIPDSAAEKPIRGEVVAVGNGKILESGEVRALDVKAGDKVLFGKYSGTEVKVEGEDVLVMREDDIMAVIEG from the coding sequence ATGAACCTGCGGCCTTTGCACGATCGCGTCATCGTGAAGCGTATGGAAGAAGAACGCACCAGCCCCGGCGGCATCGTGATCCCGGACTCGGCGGCCGAAAAGCCGATTCGCGGCGAAGTGGTTGCGGTCGGTAACGGCAAGATCCTGGAAAGCGGCGAAGTCCGCGCCCTGGACGTGAAGGCTGGCGACAAGGTGCTGTTCGGCAAGTACTCCGGCACCGAGGTCAAGGTCGAAGGCGAAGACGTCCTGGTGATGCGCGAAGACGACATCATGG